A stretch of Halopiger aswanensis DNA encodes these proteins:
- a CDS encoding phage NrS-1 polymerase family protein — MSEHSSSERFADPEVLPDQLTEREQWICWREENRDDKPTKVPVDPTTGDFASTTDDRAWTDLEEALEYVAMGAADGIGFVFTVTDPLVGVDLDDCRDPETGEPLGPATTIIERLDSFTEVSPSGTGYHVILEGELPDGRNRHDSIEMYDQARFFTVTGDHVEGTPTSVIEQQKALEAVHDEFVVVNDTDETDTSDVDEPSGADQTQSLELEDEELLEKARSANNGDKFDRLWRGNISGYESQSEADMALCCLLAFWTGCDTTRVDRLFRQSGLMRDKWDEVHYADGSTYGEKTIERAITRTDDVYEPSSETGTETSTSVVDQSSNETRGTDNRPVSSSVTADTEATGGTDQAAYLAEKNQLLSERMAELEATIEQKDERIEELESENQALREALTTCKKQLEDRNQSSALEDTEAAADADSIWNRTKRLLRGDE, encoded by the coding sequence ATGAGTGAACATTCGTCCTCTGAACGTTTTGCCGACCCAGAAGTACTTCCTGACCAACTTACCGAACGAGAACAGTGGATTTGCTGGCGAGAAGAAAATAGAGACGACAAGCCGACAAAAGTACCAGTGGACCCGACGACTGGTGACTTTGCGTCGACAACTGACGATCGGGCGTGGACTGACCTCGAGGAGGCACTCGAGTACGTGGCTATGGGGGCAGCCGATGGCATCGGGTTCGTATTCACAGTAACGGATCCACTCGTCGGCGTCGACTTGGACGACTGTCGCGATCCCGAGACGGGTGAGCCACTCGGACCGGCAACAACGATCATCGAGCGTCTGGATTCGTTCACTGAAGTCTCGCCATCGGGCACCGGCTATCACGTCATCCTCGAGGGCGAATTACCCGACGGTCGAAATCGCCACGATTCGATCGAGATGTACGATCAAGCGCGGTTTTTTACCGTCACTGGTGACCACGTCGAAGGAACGCCGACGTCAGTCATCGAACAGCAGAAAGCCCTCGAGGCAGTTCACGACGAGTTCGTTGTAGTAAACGATACTGACGAGACCGATACCAGCGATGTTGATGAACCCAGCGGCGCGGATCAGACACAGTCGCTCGAACTCGAGGACGAAGAACTCCTCGAGAAAGCTCGATCGGCGAACAACGGTGACAAGTTCGACCGCCTATGGCGTGGCAACATCAGCGGATACGAGAGCCAGTCGGAAGCCGATATGGCGCTGTGTTGCCTACTCGCGTTTTGGACCGGCTGTGATACCACCAGAGTGGATCGCCTCTTCCGTCAGTCGGGACTAATGCGGGACAAGTGGGACGAGGTTCACTATGCGGATGGATCGACCTACGGCGAAAAGACGATCGAACGGGCGATCACGAGAACTGACGATGTGTACGAACCCTCGAGCGAGACTGGAACGGAAACGAGTACCTCTGTAGTAGATCAATCATCAAACGAGACGAGGGGAACAGATAACAGGCCAGTATCGTCGAGTGTGACTGCCGATACTGAAGCTACTGGTGGGACTGATCAAGCAGCCTATCTAGCCGAGAAGAATCAATTGTTGAGCGAGCGTATGGCCGAACTCGAGGCGACGATTGAGCAGAAAGACGAACGCATCGAGGAACTCGAATCGGAGAATCAGGCGCTTCGGGAGGCACTCACGACCTGTAAGAAGCAACTCGAGGACCGTAATCAGTCGTCAGCGCTCGAGGACACTGAGGCTGCTGCTGATGCAGACTCGATCTGGAACAGAACGAAGCGGTTACTTAGAGGAGACGAGTAG
- a CDS encoding DUF7558 family protein, which produces MASQAGLILRYDVDRRCWCIPLTGYAFCDAPLDTEIGEAHTWGQDERITRPICVDCAIQTESDPDERNHVACDGCGACRGHARSADVILRRTGDLEGPLQLCARCSPGGLATYWTRDLEEHLMVMATE; this is translated from the coding sequence ATGGCCTCTCAAGCTGGATTGATCCTCAGGTATGATGTAGATCGTCGCTGTTGGTGTATTCCGCTCACTGGCTATGCCTTTTGTGATGCCCCGCTTGACACTGAAATTGGCGAGGCCCATACTTGGGGACAGGATGAGCGTATCACCCGCCCGATCTGTGTCGACTGCGCGATCCAGACGGAGTCGGATCCCGACGAGCGCAATCACGTTGCCTGTGACGGCTGTGGGGCTTGTCGTGGACACGCTCGCAGCGCTGACGTGATTCTGCGTCGAACTGGGGATTTGGAAGGTCCGTTGCAGCTGTGCGCCCGCTGTAGCCCGGGTGGGCTCGCGACGTACTGGACGCGCGACCTCGAGGAGCATCTCATGGTGATGGCAACAGAGTGA
- a CDS encoding CopG family ribbon-helix-helix protein, whose amino-acid sequence MGTTRVNFRLPDELLEKADVAAEITHKNRTEIIKEALQQYFEEVEDDEKFKEELIELYLDDQIGFETLKEFVGRQDAEAVQASKSVLEQGDELADELADLRRQVQE is encoded by the coding sequence ATGGGGACAACACGAGTCAACTTCCGCCTTCCAGATGAACTGCTCGAGAAGGCCGATGTCGCTGCCGAAATAACGCATAAGAACCGTACAGAGATAATCAAGGAGGCACTCCAGCAGTACTTCGAGGAGGTTGAAGACGACGAGAAGTTCAAAGAAGAGCTCATCGAGCTCTATCTCGACGATCAGATCGGCTTCGAGACCCTGAAAGAGTTCGTCGGTCGGCAAGATGCTGAAGCTGTCCAGGCCTCGAAATCCGTTCTCGAGCAAGGAGATGAGCTAGCAGACGAACTTGCAGATCTCCGACGTCAGGTGCAGGAATGA
- a CDS encoding MarR family transcriptional regulator, with product MSSGTIDIEEFENADDDEFEDRNDTERIVRFLDDNDDRAWKAATIADQLELDTDAVSAILSRLKERDLVRHKRPYWAITDNEDRLQAAYRLHQHHQTADEQYGEEDLEELKTDEMEEVR from the coding sequence ATGTCGAGCGGCACCATCGATATCGAGGAGTTCGAGAATGCCGACGACGACGAATTCGAGGACCGAAACGACACCGAGCGAATCGTGCGATTTCTCGACGACAACGACGACCGAGCATGGAAGGCGGCGACGATTGCGGACCAACTCGAACTGGATACCGATGCTGTCAGTGCGATCCTCTCACGACTGAAGGAACGAGACCTTGTGCGGCATAAGCGCCCGTACTGGGCAATTACAGATAACGAGGATCGGCTCCAAGCCGCTTACCGTCTTCACCAGCACCATCAGACTGCAGATGAGCAGTACGGTGAGGAGGATCTTGAAGAGTTGAAAACCGACGAGATGGAGGAAGTGCGGTGA
- a CDS encoding type II toxin-antitoxin system VapC family toxin → MKLFLDTNVFIAAVTDEPDTGAIAVDVLDGDHDFLTSMLNLMELRSVLTKKERLELS, encoded by the coding sequence ATGAAACTCTTTCTCGATACCAACGTATTCATCGCTGCAGTAACTGACGAACCGGATACTGGAGCGATCGCTGTAGATGTCCTTGACGGTGATCACGACTTTCTCACCTCGATGCTTAATCTCATGGAGTTGCGGTCAGTGCTTACCAAAAAGGAACGTCTCGAGTTATC
- a CDS encoding VirB4 family type IV secretion system protein, with amino-acid sequence MAVLIGVGLKISRDRVATEEEEVDFSDVLDEETLETGDVEGQILEDISERHKSAIAPAAITWETRAAQVGEQWTSTLYIADYPDYPKDGYLNELFELTDVEFDLTVQITPRNQQKARDELQRVADDLQVDADLEQSVRGAYLQERADEALATYKAVENGSQVFDQGMFVTVRAETKDELRESVQTIRSRLREQPAGLSPKTAICNQDLALQAAAPVGQNPFGRESITLGGAIGALLASPHNATILEDEGVEFGVHWKNESPVVIDPFARENGYAMFTIGDPGSGKSFSAKQNFIRSIEQSEDRIGIILEPLNNWAGVAEALGGTRITVGGDMGLNPLEIKPTPERIQRAMGEDASPYREKLDSVMSFLSNYFALRGIQLGDKRTTLETAIEEAYARKGITDDIATHHNESPTMRDVLDILEEMVDNPDGFVVRTDEEVDKIQSDATWLIDQLRSFAEGGRYENLGRQTEFDLRDEKVIYLDLAQQEGSLGGSTSLIMQLLITLVYERAKETDKEVVFVIDEARYLMQDAASLEYLEIVFRHHRHHDLSIRMITQTVDEFFQHAESEAILDQCAIKQFHHLDGMDQEWANEFGLNSAQMRFVQDAVPGSEDIGYSEALVGVDGDWRGIEVHALEKEKRVIDFDPKEQSRSALPGISDDEEQDRRPLGESAASDDSAGFEISYGDQDKSEPEPPTGTDGGDVSDD; translated from the coding sequence ATGGCCGTGCTCATCGGAGTCGGTCTGAAGATCTCTCGAGATCGGGTAGCGACAGAGGAGGAAGAAGTCGACTTCTCCGATGTTCTCGACGAGGAAACGCTCGAAACTGGCGACGTCGAAGGACAGATTCTCGAGGATATCTCGGAACGACACAAGAGTGCCATTGCTCCCGCAGCGATTACGTGGGAGACACGAGCAGCGCAGGTCGGCGAACAGTGGACGTCGACGCTATACATCGCGGACTATCCGGACTATCCGAAGGATGGCTATCTCAACGAACTGTTCGAACTGACTGACGTCGAATTCGACCTCACAGTCCAGATCACACCGCGGAACCAGCAGAAAGCACGAGACGAACTCCAGCGTGTAGCCGACGATCTTCAGGTTGATGCCGATCTCGAGCAAAGCGTCCGCGGCGCCTATCTACAGGAACGCGCAGACGAGGCACTCGCGACATACAAGGCCGTCGAAAACGGGAGTCAGGTCTTCGATCAGGGAATGTTCGTTACCGTCCGAGCGGAGACGAAAGACGAGCTTCGCGAATCCGTCCAGACGATTCGTAGTCGACTTCGCGAGCAACCTGCTGGTCTCTCTCCAAAGACGGCAATCTGTAATCAGGATCTCGCGTTGCAGGCAGCAGCCCCGGTCGGTCAAAATCCATTCGGTCGTGAGTCGATCACCCTCGGAGGCGCCATCGGCGCATTGCTTGCGTCACCGCACAATGCGACCATCCTCGAGGACGAAGGAGTCGAGTTCGGCGTTCATTGGAAAAACGAGAGCCCGGTCGTGATTGATCCATTTGCTCGCGAAAACGGCTATGCGATGTTCACGATCGGCGATCCGGGGTCGGGGAAGAGTTTCAGTGCGAAACAGAACTTCATTCGCTCGATCGAACAAAGCGAGGACCGCATCGGCATCATTCTCGAGCCGCTGAATAACTGGGCTGGTGTCGCCGAAGCCCTCGGTGGAACCCGAATTACGGTTGGCGGCGATATGGGACTGAACCCACTCGAGATCAAGCCGACTCCTGAGCGGATTCAGCGAGCAATGGGTGAGGACGCCAGCCCGTATCGAGAAAAACTCGATAGTGTGATGAGCTTCCTCTCGAACTACTTTGCGCTCCGTGGGATCCAGTTAGGGGATAAGCGCACCACACTCGAGACGGCAATTGAGGAAGCCTACGCTCGAAAGGGAATCACCGACGATATCGCGACTCATCACAACGAGAGTCCGACGATGCGCGACGTCCTCGATATCCTCGAGGAGATGGTCGACAATCCGGATGGATTCGTCGTCAGGACCGACGAGGAAGTGGACAAGATCCAGTCAGATGCGACGTGGTTGATCGACCAATTACGCTCCTTTGCTGAGGGCGGCCGCTACGAGAACCTCGGCCGCCAGACCGAGTTCGACCTTCGCGATGAGAAGGTGATCTACCTCGATCTTGCTCAACAGGAGGGCAGTCTTGGCGGCAGCACGAGTCTAATTATGCAGTTGCTCATCACGCTCGTCTACGAACGAGCGAAGGAGACGGACAAGGAGGTCGTCTTCGTTATCGACGAAGCGCGATATCTGATGCAGGACGCAGCGAGTCTCGAGTATCTCGAGATCGTGTTCCGGCATCACCGCCATCACGATCTCTCGATTCGGATGATCACCCAGACCGTCGACGAGTTCTTCCAGCACGCGGAGTCGGAAGCGATTCTCGATCAGTGTGCGATCAAGCAATTCCATCACCTCGATGGGATGGACCAAGAGTGGGCCAACGAGTTCGGCCTGAACTCGGCACAGATGCGGTTTGTGCAAGATGCCGTCCCTGGAAGTGAGGATATCGGCTATTCGGAGGCACTGGTCGGTGTCGACGGTGACTGGCGTGGGATCGAAGTCCACGCCCTCGAGAAGGAAAAGAGGGTGATCGATTTCGATCCCAAGGAGCAGTCGCGGTCTGCACTTCCCGGTATTTCTGATGACGAAGAGCAAGATCGCCGTCCGCTGGGAGAATCAGCCGCATCAGATGATTCTGCCGGCTTCGAGATCAGCTACGGCGATCAAGACAAATCTGAACCGGAGCCACCGACTGGAACTGACGGAGGTGACGTGTCCGATGACTGA
- a CDS encoding ATP-binding protein has translation MTDREYLRVIPTSEELHTEDIPTAIESLYKLTNPTHRSLSSRLNPFADTTPPTFEFLAVSKGTDEPVEFYYGVDQPSHLETLEKRLKTIYPTTFDITRSEVDLEKKILRSTKDRSDEHHETGGRTDGGRPIVGTDGNKQQADDEDTTNETTVLDSSSLPVEEEVSHTDDEAVTDDRFRADLEPIGVQWHGRGKRKRDWMTTLKSFANRDPDPTEYDTEQPPLATVIDDLTEIEYPVVFQVIWQRKPDWSADAEVRKEDLRDGRDTFGQRYIAPLFEVGTVDSEQREGPQLSSEARARIERIDAKHPKRTFTANARAVAIVSEDVKNREQVERQFDQLAQSLTPLDGPFYSLEGKRLREAGLLSRTKQKRAQTLLEKVFNAEFATGRGKSRPDLVLNGDELANLVVVPSSQDLTIEGSRGARSEQRSRNPLPRPNPDLMEEFREGMAIGYALDETGEPEDEPVRIPPSLLPTHYVRAATTGGGKSKSLTNDKLSLYEETDGPIILIDAKGDGLCKEYMRAHARRFGMDDLEENVLHFPIPEILPGFAFFNLEPALENGVRRVDAVQNKADHYEEILKMVMGEERYEQAVVAPNLIKYLIKTLYDEEYGRENGRYRESVNYFAHDQLEHIVDQLWRAGPPEPEESAAPQSSNPQVQRQLERQLQLDPNNFATVMGGVSNRIDYISQDEHLRRIFNNTDPQFDFRDILDEQKVILFDLSGLRDDSAKAMTGVILTELYDALRERGDEIQAKPDDYVVNLIIDEASSLAVSDVMNDLLEKGRSFRLSVGLSLQFPEQLDVKGGREVYLNVLNDVGSPIIGKIAVDDEIAKVMAHEDMDPNEFTNRIRSLPRGEWIVRLPSPKFGETGPEPFSLSPLPIPPGHSESDDPLTDREEQQFQDVLERVHNRASTEYGIVSGSPPPSQTSEAVQDAFDLESADLDEALAHAVRTVQLQREVRDENGWVPVQPVDETLRSRYDAVDASPPSIEELGEIRERSRLLEVTLEQDSAEIVVRLTETGEEKTELETGDVRAAGNETHDELLETVERTLSQYDFDVTIFTQDGSEKPDGRAIHPDCEHIFEIEVESTTIDKPVKILRNFQRAHDAGHIPFFVVSDSDGTDGVQTASRLERIISSPVKELESGETRLYTTDSHITFDGGANAREGVTAVRPRVGDSRRSVWVDRGDEYVLRDGDGNEFSTVSSFDSLSRSDVPAVYSYNRAADEYVVNEHTDRHTYESRSEFESEWVPIKRPFIPESSFAQSQANLETYVIAVIDREMGEIQLYRNGQRVPLEEFVDKLASLSTDLGTAVEPDLSSSNSESESEPSDSSPGQSETAGSESEEADFATFVERCVVERDEAEISKNDLYDAYQVWADKLDHDAYAKSWFGRKLSEHVSYEEYRPTRDGERVRYYRGITLSNHGKRFRR, from the coding sequence ATGACTGACCGTGAGTATCTTCGCGTTATTCCGACGTCAGAGGAGCTTCACACGGAGGACATTCCGACTGCGATAGAGAGCCTGTATAAGCTCACGAATCCTACTCACCGTAGTCTCTCGAGTCGTCTGAATCCGTTTGCTGATACGACTCCGCCAACGTTCGAATTCCTCGCCGTAAGCAAAGGGACTGATGAGCCAGTTGAGTTCTATTATGGAGTCGATCAGCCGTCCCATCTCGAGACGCTCGAAAAGCGCCTCAAGACAATCTATCCCACTACCTTCGATATCACGCGTAGCGAGGTCGATCTCGAGAAGAAGATCCTTCGATCGACCAAGGATCGATCAGATGAACACCACGAGACCGGTGGTCGGACTGATGGTGGACGGCCGATCGTTGGCACTGACGGAAACAAGCAGCAGGCTGACGATGAGGACACCACCAATGAAACCACGGTCTTGGACAGCTCCTCACTCCCTGTAGAGGAGGAGGTGTCGCACACGGATGATGAGGCCGTGACTGATGATCGATTCCGCGCGGACCTCGAACCGATTGGCGTCCAATGGCACGGTCGAGGGAAACGCAAACGCGACTGGATGACGACGCTCAAATCGTTTGCAAACCGCGACCCCGACCCAACTGAGTACGATACCGAGCAGCCTCCGTTGGCCACAGTGATCGATGATCTGACCGAGATCGAGTACCCGGTCGTCTTCCAAGTCATTTGGCAGCGCAAGCCCGACTGGAGTGCTGACGCCGAAGTGCGGAAGGAAGATCTTCGAGACGGGCGTGATACGTTCGGACAGCGGTATATCGCACCACTATTCGAGGTCGGGACAGTCGATTCCGAACAGAGGGAAGGGCCCCAACTTAGTAGTGAAGCACGGGCCCGGATCGAACGGATCGATGCGAAACATCCGAAACGGACGTTCACTGCGAATGCTCGAGCAGTTGCAATAGTCTCTGAAGATGTGAAGAACAGGGAGCAGGTCGAACGACAGTTCGATCAACTCGCTCAATCATTGACACCGCTGGATGGCCCGTTCTACAGCCTTGAGGGGAAGCGACTTCGAGAAGCAGGACTCCTGTCGCGAACGAAGCAAAAGCGTGCACAGACACTACTCGAGAAAGTCTTCAATGCGGAGTTCGCTACAGGCCGTGGAAAGTCCCGGCCTGATCTGGTCTTGAACGGCGACGAACTCGCGAACCTCGTCGTTGTTCCCTCATCTCAGGATCTCACTATCGAGGGCAGTCGTGGCGCACGCTCCGAACAGCGCTCACGGAATCCGTTACCGCGTCCAAACCCAGACCTGATGGAAGAGTTCCGAGAGGGGATGGCAATTGGCTACGCGCTCGATGAAACCGGTGAACCAGAGGACGAGCCTGTCCGTATTCCGCCCTCGTTACTTCCAACCCACTATGTCCGTGCCGCGACGACCGGTGGTGGCAAGTCGAAGTCACTCACCAACGACAAACTCTCGCTCTACGAGGAGACAGACGGCCCGATTATCCTGATCGACGCAAAGGGAGACGGTCTCTGCAAGGAGTACATGCGTGCTCACGCCCGGCGATTCGGAATGGACGACCTCGAGGAAAACGTCCTCCATTTTCCGATACCCGAGATCCTCCCAGGATTCGCCTTTTTCAACCTCGAACCGGCGCTCGAGAACGGCGTCCGTCGCGTCGACGCTGTCCAGAATAAGGCAGATCACTACGAGGAGATTCTGAAGATGGTGATGGGGGAAGAGCGGTACGAACAGGCAGTCGTCGCTCCGAACCTCATTAAGTACCTCATCAAAACGCTCTACGACGAGGAGTATGGCCGAGAGAACGGTCGCTATCGGGAGAGTGTGAACTACTTCGCCCACGACCAACTCGAGCACATCGTTGACCAGCTATGGCGTGCTGGGCCTCCTGAGCCGGAGGAGAGTGCAGCCCCACAGTCGAGCAATCCACAGGTGCAGCGACAACTCGAGCGGCAGCTCCAACTCGATCCAAACAATTTCGCGACGGTAATGGGAGGGGTGAGCAACCGTATCGACTACATCTCCCAGGACGAACACCTGCGCCGGATCTTCAACAACACCGATCCGCAGTTCGATTTCCGGGATATCCTCGACGAGCAGAAGGTAATTCTCTTCGATCTAAGCGGGCTTCGTGACGACTCTGCGAAGGCAATGACTGGTGTGATTCTCACGGAACTATATGATGCCTTGCGGGAGCGCGGTGATGAGATCCAGGCGAAGCCGGACGATTACGTGGTCAATCTCATCATCGACGAGGCCTCGAGTCTGGCCGTTTCCGATGTAATGAACGATCTGTTGGAGAAGGGACGTAGCTTCCGGCTCTCGGTCGGACTCTCTCTACAGTTCCCGGAGCAACTGGACGTCAAGGGTGGTCGCGAAGTCTATCTGAATGTACTCAACGATGTTGGCAGTCCGATCATCGGTAAGATCGCTGTCGACGACGAGATCGCGAAGGTGATGGCCCACGAAGATATGGATCCAAACGAGTTCACGAACCGGATTCGCTCGTTGCCTCGAGGCGAGTGGATCGTTCGGCTGCCCAGTCCGAAATTCGGTGAGACTGGGCCGGAACCGTTTAGCCTCTCTCCGCTGCCGATTCCACCGGGCCATTCCGAGAGTGATGATCCACTCACTGACCGCGAAGAGCAGCAGTTTCAGGATGTGCTCGAGCGGGTCCATAACCGAGCGAGCACTGAATATGGCATCGTGTCCGGTTCGCCTCCGCCCAGCCAGACGTCTGAAGCGGTTCAGGACGCGTTTGATCTCGAGTCCGCTGATCTCGACGAGGCACTCGCACATGCTGTTCGAACGGTTCAGCTACAGCGCGAAGTTCGCGATGAGAATGGATGGGTACCCGTTCAACCCGTCGACGAAACACTTCGGTCCCGATACGATGCCGTCGATGCGTCACCACCCTCGATCGAAGAACTCGGTGAGATTCGAGAGCGATCACGACTGCTAGAGGTCACACTCGAACAGGACAGCGCCGAAATCGTCGTTCGACTAACGGAGACTGGTGAGGAGAAGACCGAACTGGAGACCGGTGATGTGCGTGCTGCAGGGAATGAGACACACGACGAATTACTGGAGACCGTTGAACGGACCCTCTCCCAATACGATTTCGACGTCACCATCTTCACCCAGGACGGGAGTGAGAAACCCGATGGGCGTGCGATACACCCAGATTGTGAGCACATTTTCGAGATCGAGGTCGAGTCAACGACCATCGACAAGCCGGTGAAGATCCTTCGAAACTTTCAACGAGCGCACGATGCCGGTCATATCCCCTTCTTTGTCGTTTCCGATTCTGACGGTACTGACGGGGTTCAGACTGCATCACGGCTCGAACGGATAATCTCGTCACCAGTGAAGGAACTCGAGTCCGGTGAAACACGCCTCTATACGACCGATTCACACATTACGTTCGACGGCGGTGCCAACGCTCGAGAGGGGGTCACCGCCGTCCGTCCACGGGTCGGCGATTCAAGACGTTCAGTGTGGGTCGATCGAGGTGACGAATACGTTCTTCGCGATGGAGACGGAAACGAGTTCAGTACCGTCTCGTCGTTTGACTCGCTCTCGCGAAGCGATGTTCCCGCCGTGTATAGCTACAACCGGGCTGCCGACGAGTATGTCGTCAACGAGCACACTGATCGACACACGTACGAGAGTCGTTCGGAGTTCGAATCAGAATGGGTACCGATCAAACGGCCGTTCATCCCTGAATCTTCATTTGCGCAGTCCCAGGCGAATCTCGAGACATACGTAATCGCCGTCATTGACCGAGAGATGGGTGAAATACAGCTCTATCGGAATGGCCAACGTGTTCCGCTCGAGGAGTTCGTCGATAAGCTGGCATCGTTGAGTACTGATCTGGGTACGGCGGTGGAGCCAGATCTCTCCTCAAGTAACTCTGAATCTGAGAGCGAACCGTCTGATAGCAGTCCAGGACAGAGCGAAACTGCAGGATCCGAATCAGAGGAAGCTGATTTCGCGACCTTTGTCGAACGGTGTGTTGTCGAACGAGACGAGGCCGAAATCTCAAAAAATGATCTCTATGACGCGTACCAAGTGTGGGCGGATAAGCTCGATCACGATGCCTATGCGAAATCGTGGTTCGGTCGTAAACTGAGTGAGCACGTTTCGTACGAGGAATATCGTCCAACACGCGACGGTGAGCGTGTGCGATACTATAGAGGTATCACACTGTCGAACCACGGGAAGAGATTCCGTCGCTGA
- a CDS encoding DUF7344 domain-containing protein, which produces MKPHTHVPHDEANRPSDIQPTRLFEAFSAERRQYALAYLAQKPAAIHINDLAEYIAIKEDQPSYDWYERILVDLNHRHLPQLADIGLIQYDSNSELVELIVDRKVVAPYLQLVDEGN; this is translated from the coding sequence ATGAAGCCACACACGCATGTTCCTCACGATGAAGCGAACAGACCATCGGATATTCAACCCACGCGGCTGTTCGAGGCCTTCTCAGCAGAACGACGGCAATACGCGCTTGCCTACCTCGCACAGAAGCCAGCAGCGATACATATCAATGATCTCGCCGAGTATATCGCTATCAAAGAAGATCAGCCTTCGTACGACTGGTACGAACGAATTCTCGTTGATCTCAACCATCGGCATCTTCCCCAGTTAGCAGATATCGGGCTCATCCAATACGACAGTAATAGCGAGCTCGTGGAGTTGATAGTTGACCGCAAGGTGGTCGCCCCGTATCTCCAGCTTGTCGACGAAGGAAACTAA